In Helianthus annuus cultivar XRQ/B chromosome 8, HanXRQr2.0-SUNRISE, whole genome shotgun sequence, a single genomic region encodes these proteins:
- the LOC110869419 gene encoding uncharacterized protein LOC110869419 codes for MNSNTYYPGLRNHPNFRYGNPTNQMNPNFQGSSQQGGQQQFQPRQQNFQGNYQRGQFNQGFNQGGYQQGIPQQQGYSRNFQQGQSQNQGQASSSQGNANNEGSTKNGKSYENNVETPSQFVEGVVEDVSDESDNDQEIETHVTKTQPYQTFKNSTNQEVVGNESTKVTDKGMETNTAPYPSALVNPVKASIYGKRGPQSEEMWDVFKQVKINLPLIDAIRQIHSYAKFLKDLCTKKRQHKLPKKLDLTANVSAILSSSHPQKLKDPGAPLISIQVGDVSIKRALLDLGASVSILPGSLYDQHDFGPLKQTDITVVMADMSPKLPRGMLHDVIVKIQDFYYPVDF; via the exons ATGAATTCTAACACGTATTATCCCGGATTACGGAATCATCCAAATTTCCGATACGGCAATCCCACGAATCAAATGAATCCTAACTTTCAAGGATCAAGCCAACAAGGTGGACAACAACAATTCCAGCCTCGTCAACAAAACTTTCAAGGTAACTATCAAAGGGGGCAATTCAATCAAGGATTTAATCAAGGTGGGTACCAACAAGGAATACCTCAACAACAAGGGTACTCAAGAAATTTCCAACAAggtcaaagtcaaaatcaaggccaagcaagttCATCACAAGGAAATGCAAACAATGAAGGTTCAACCAA AAATGGTAAGTCTTATGAGAACAATGTTGAAACTCCATCACAATTTGTTGAAGGTGTGGTGGAGGATGTTAGTGACGAATCCGATAATGACCAAGAAATAGAAACTCATGTTACTAAAACTCAACCTTATCAaacttttaaaaattcaacaaaTCAAGAGGTTGTGGGTAATGAGTCTACTAAAGTGACGGATAAGGGTATGGAGACTAATACCGCCCCATATCCTTCCGCTTTAGTAAATCCGGTGAAAGCATCGATTTATGGGAAAAGGGGACCCCAATCTGAGGAAATGTGGGATGTCTTTAAGCAAGTCAAAATTAACTTACCGTTGATTGATGCGATTCGTCAAATCCATTCTTATGCAAAATTTTTGAAAGATTTATGTACTAAAAAACGACAACATAAGTTACCTAAGAAGCTCGATTTGACAGCTAATGTAAGTGCAATTTTGTCAAGTTCTCACCCACAAAAACTTAAAGATCCCGGGGCACCCCTCATTTCCATCCAAGTGGGTGATGTTAGCATTAAACGAGCACTATTAGATTTGGGAGCAAGTGTTAGTATCCTCCCGGGGAGTTTATATGACCAACATGACTTTGGTCCACTTAAGCAAACTGACATTACTGTTGTAATGGCGGATATGTCACCTAAACTCCCTAGGGGAATGCTACATGATGTAATTGTGAAAATTCAGGACTTTTATTATCCCGTTGATTTTTAG
- the LOC110869418 gene encoding uncharacterized protein LOC110869418, producing MLLILFSESEGFIVDVIDDCVQSYTSCVEEDNNTKEKNFVYDRDALEEIRSMMDDECPEVVMAIEEKRPPWTVQVESLPDHIDTKLKPSLEESPKVELKELPKHLKYAFLGEGQTLPVIIASNLQPEQEQTLVEVLSRYKSAIGWTIADLKGISPSIVMHKIITDPDVKPSRDAQRRLNPNMREVVKKEVLKWLDAGIIYPISDSTWVSPTQTVPKKSATSKDHFPLPFIDQIVEKLSGQKFYCFLEGYSGYNQIAIHPEDQQKTTFTCPYGTFAFRRMPFGLYNAPATFQRCMMSIFSDMVGESLEIFMDDFSIFGHTFEGCLVELEKVLKRCTETNLVLSWEKSHFMVQEGIVLGHVISQRGIEVDRAKVQVISTLPPPTNVKGVRSFLGHAGFYRRFIKDFSAISKPLCNLLQKDALFVFDEACLKSFNALKQHLVEAPILQSPDWSLPFEIMCDASDHAIGAVLGQRVNKKPVAIYYASKTLSDAQLNYTTTEKELLAVVYALDKFRSYIWGSKVIIFSDHSVVRYLMEKKDAKPRLIRWVLLLQEFDFEIKDKKGCDNVVADLLSRIPEIKEDDTREINEEFPDEHLFVVSNLPWFANVANFLATGRTPDSWSTRQVKHIKSQAKQFIWDEPDLYKVGADQIIRRCIPDEEIQEVLAHAHTYACGGHFSAKKTGHRVLSCGLYWPTIFRDAFLFTKQCSKCQQVGGISKRDEMPMNPILVVEIFDVWGIDFMGPFPNSFGNYFVLVAVDYVSKWIEAITTKTNDHVVVCKFVQANTFTRYGVPCVIIMEGLISKTSSLENYSNTFKTPIGTTPYRLVYGKGCHLPVEIAHRALWAVKTVNVDFDAAGKERKLQLCELEELRDEAYECS from the exons atgCTACTAATCCTTTTTTCTGAAAGTGAAGGTTTTATAGTGGATGTGATTGATGATTGTGTCCAATCCTACACTTCATGTGTAGAGGAGGATAACAACACCAAGGAGAAGAATTTTGTTTATGACAGGGATGCTTTGGAAGAAATTAGAAGCATGATGGATGATGAATGTCCCGAAGTGGTCATGGCAATTGAAGAAAAAAGACCACCTTGGACCGTACAAGTTGAAAGCCTGCCCGATCATATTGATACAAAGCTTAAGCCATCTCTTGAAGAATCACCTAAGGTAGAGTTAAAAGAGTTGCCTAAACACTTGAAGTATGCATTTTTGGGGGAAGGGCAAACATTACCGGTGATTATTGCTTCAAATTTGCAACCCGAGCAAGAGCAAACCTTAGTGGAAGTTTTGTCAAGGTATAAATCGGCTATTGGATGGACCATAGCTGATTTGAAAGGGATTTCGCCTTCTATTGtcatgcacaaaatcatcactgATCCGGATGTCAAACCAAGCCGAGATGCTCAAAGGCGACTCAACCCAAATATGCGTGAAGTTGTTAAAAAGGAAGTTCTTAAATGGCTAGATGCGGGTATAATCTACCCAATCTCGGATAGCACATGGGTTAGTCCAACTCAAACTGTTCCCAAGAAATCAG CAACATCTAAAGATcacttcccacttccattcattGATCAAATTGTTGAGAAGCTATCCGGTCAGAAATTCTATTGCTTTTTAGAAGGTTACTCCGGGTATAACCAAATAGCGATTCACCCGGAAGATCAACAAAAGACTACATTCACATGCCCGTACGGCAcattcgcatttaggcgaatgccgtttgggttgTACAATGCCCCCGCCACAtttcaacgatgtatgatgagtatattcTCTGACATGGTGGGCGAGTCTTTAGAGATCTTTATGGATGACTTTTCGATATTTGGTCATACTTTTGAGGGTTGTCTCGTCgaattagaaaaagttttaaaaagatgcACCGAGACAAACCTTGTgttgagttgggaaaagagccatttcatGGTTCAAGAAGGAATTGTGCTAGGCCATGTGATATCTCAAAGAGGAATTGAGGTGGACCGGGCCAAAGTACAAGTCATCTCTACTCTTCCCCCACCAACAAATGTGAAGGGTGTACGATCATTCTTAGGACATGCAGGTTTTTATAGACGATTTATAAAAGACTTTAGTGCAATTTCAAAACCGTTGTGTAATTTATTGCAAAAAGATGCACTGTTTGTTTTTGATGAAGCATGTCTTAAGTCCTTCAATGCATTAAAACAACACCTAGTTGAAGCTCCCATTTTGCAATCACCCGATTGGTCTTTGCCTTttgagataatgtgtgatgcgaGTGATCATGCAATTGGAGCTGTCCTAGGGCAACGGGTGAATAAAAAGCCTGTTGCAATCTACTATGCTAGTAAAACCCTTTCCGATGCCCAACTTAATTATACAACCACAGAAAAGGAATTACTAGCCGTTGTTTATGCTTTAGACAAATTCAGATCGTACATTTGGGGTAGCAAGGTAATTATATTTTCTGATCATAGTGTTGTTCGTTATTTGATGGAAAAGAAAGATGCCAAACCAAGATTGATTAGGTGGGTGCTGCTGTTGCAAGAGTTTGACTTTGAAATTAAAGACAAGAAGGGTTGTGACAACGTTGTCGCGGATCTTTTATCAAGGATACCCGAAATTAAGGAAGATGATACAAGAGAGATCAATGAAGAATTCCCGGATGAGCATTTATTTGTTGTTTCTAATTTACCATGGTTTGCTAATGTTGCTAACTTTTTGGCCACAGGTAGGACACCGGATTCATGGTCCACAAGGCAAGTGAAACATATCAAATCCCAAGCCAAACAATttatttgggatgaaccggatctttACAAGGTTGGAGCGGATCAAATCATAAGAAGGTGCATACCGGATGAGGAAATTCAAGAAGTCTTGGCCCATGCTCATACATATGCATGTGGTGGCCACTTTAGTGCTAAGAAAACTGGACATCGGGTTCTTTCTTGTGGTTTATATTGGCCTACTATTTTTCGTGATGCCTTTTTGTTCACCAAGCAATGTTCTAAATGTCAACAAGTAGGTGGAATTTCCAAAAGAGATGAAATGCCCATGAATCCCATACTTGTggttgaaatttttgatgtgtgggggatTGATTTTATGGGGCCGTTTCCCAACTCTTTTGGAAATTACTTTGTTTTAGTGGCAGTCGATTATGTATCAAAATGGATTGAAGCAATCACCACTAAAACAAATGATCATGTTGTTGTGTGTAAATTTGTCCAAGCAAATACTTTCACTAGATATGGTGTTCCTTGTGTCATCATTATGGAGGGACTCATTTCAAAAACTTCAAGTTTGGAAAATTACTCAAATA CCTttaaaacacctattggaaccaCCCCATACCGGTtggtgtatggtaagggttgtcaTCTTCCCGTTGAGATTGCTCACCGCGCCTTATGGGCGGTGAAAACTGTGAATGTTGATTTTGATGCTGCAGGGAAAGAGAGGAAATTGCAACTTTGTGAACTTGAAGAATTGAGGGATGAAGCTTATGAATGCTCTTAA